A window of Ignicoccus hospitalis KIN4/I contains these coding sequences:
- a CDS encoding hyaluronate lyase: protein MSVTKPRREFLKKLGASTLLLGALSNIDWANAMEMFKEAVRKGKVNIVWFEAQSCTGDTTSLIQATDPDLVEVLTGAIHLAGPGTVGLAFHDTVMPEWGEGAIEILKLAESGAYDPFVLVIEGSIPDENHARKFCKDPNRCGYYCFVGEENGRVVTCTEWIHRLAKRAVAVVAAGTCASYGGIPSNKVLEPPPGWSYPEWSLAPTGAVGFFDDPVKGYKGLISRHAELPNLTPYFNYIFRDCEPELSPGSTCKPAVAVPGCPTNGNGILRVLVHLVLAALYPDVVPLPRASEWLDQYARPKYLFGRTVHEQCPRAGYYAAGDLRRLPGDNDAKCLFAVGCKGPAANCPWNKVGWVNGVGGPTRTGGVCIGCTMPGFSDAFEPFYKPLPAPAAPSAPEALATAVGAAAIGAVVGYALTKKAKG, encoded by the coding sequence ATGAGCGTCACCAAACCTCGTAGGGAGTTCCTCAAGAAGTTGGGAGCCAGCACCTTACTGTTGGGGGCACTGAGCAACATAGACTGGGCAAACGCTATGGAGATGTTTAAGGAAGCCGTTAGGAAGGGCAAGGTTAACATAGTCTGGTTCGAGGCCCAGAGCTGCACGGGCGACACCACCTCCTTGATCCAAGCCACCGACCCGGACTTGGTAGAGGTCTTAACCGGAGCTATCCACCTAGCCGGACCCGGCACGGTGGGGCTCGCCTTCCACGACACCGTAATGCCCGAGTGGGGAGAGGGAGCTATAGAGATACTCAAGCTCGCCGAGAGCGGCGCCTACGACCCCTTCGTGTTGGTCATAGAGGGTTCCATACCCGACGAGAACCACGCGAGGAAGTTCTGCAAGGACCCCAACCGCTGCGGCTACTACTGCTTCGTGGGCGAGGAGAACGGGCGAGTGGTGACTTGTACCGAGTGGATACATAGGTTAGCTAAGAGGGCAGTCGCCGTAGTCGCCGCTGGCACGTGCGCGTCCTACGGAGGCATACCCTCCAACAAGGTCCTCGAGCCCCCTCCGGGCTGGAGCTACCCCGAATGGAGCTTAGCCCCCACCGGCGCTGTAGGCTTCTTCGACGACCCGGTCAAGGGCTACAAGGGCTTGATAAGCCGCCACGCGGAGCTGCCGAACCTCACCCCGTACTTCAACTACATCTTCAGAGATTGTGAGCCCGAGCTAAGCCCCGGGAGCACTTGTAAGCCCGCCGTAGCAGTGCCCGGTTGTCCGACCAACGGCAACGGCATACTAAGGGTGCTAGTACACCTAGTGTTGGCCGCGCTCTACCCGGACGTGGTACCCTTGCCTAGGGCTTCCGAGTGGCTAGACCAGTACGCGAGGCCGAAGTACTTGTTCGGTCGCACGGTGCACGAGCAGTGTCCTAGGGCTGGCTACTACGCTGCCGGGGACTTGAGGAGGTTGCCGGGCGACAACGACGCGAAGTGTCTGTTCGCGGTAGGGTGCAAGGGCCCGGCAGCGAACTGTCCTTGGAACAAGGTCGGCTGGGTTAACGGCGTGGGCGGCCCCACGAGAACCGGAGGCGTGTGTATAGGCTGTACCATGCCGGGCTTCAGCGACGCCTTCGAGCCCTTCTACAAGCCACTCCCGGCCCCGGCCGCTCCCAGCGCGCCCGAGGCCTTGGCCACCGCGGTCGGAGCGGCCGCGATAGGTGCGGTGGTAGGATACGCGCTTACTAAAAAGGCAAAGGGGTAA
- a CDS encoding nickel-dependent hydrogenase large subunit — translation MSEKVNRPVRKEEKKDPKMVLLAPNVKRIKGNTAEIFIDPITRIEGHLGLKAEVDVTSRKTTNTWVFATMFRGFEVFMRGRPPEDAIAISSRVCGVCGASHANAATMATDMALGAVPTPLGVVLRNMAFVMTDLLYDHAIILNLLGGPDYSEVAVSKLTPSCWEAAKTTPAEYSAVHGYRTIADIMKDMNPITGRIWQLTVKYQRIAREAGVLIYGRHSHPATLIPGGISTDLSTAQYLFEGYAFRLTQLTAWTKFVVAVWMDLADFYNKNCNYEDEGYTYSKPILYSSGVFDDPEAYSQLGDDYKTIYEKIDEVAKKRAAPPGLYIGGELVTENITEHQRNVVELVDSSFYEEWKDKTTLFTKTDPAGNPLVGGDETLVWYHPWNKTTIPRPTDSSWSGKYSWAATVRLYWKGKLYPFEVGPIAKMYVMAHSNLKGWVEEEGAPVKHGGGKIEVTLPASRNVTDLPKGTWEEVTFTYYAPPKSTTIERVRARAFDMAVDVADAWAFVLRGLYYINSKGMTQASRPWKEPAFSLGFGQLEVPRGNVEHWIVVKNGRIANYQIHAPTTQNVGPRAPKGELARYCANEPWVTKSPEGYCLSPFEAAALHTVVSEEVEPEKWTGLDYVRAIRSFDPCIACAAHIEFVKNKKVLKSVKKLLTNACSIQ, via the coding sequence ATGTCCGAGAAGGTTAACCGTCCGGTAAGGAAGGAGGAGAAGAAGGACCCCAAGATGGTCCTCCTAGCCCCTAACGTCAAGAGGATAAAGGGCAACACTGCCGAGATATTCATTGACCCCATAACGAGGATCGAAGGCCACCTAGGCCTCAAGGCAGAGGTTGACGTAACCAGCAGGAAGACCACCAACACTTGGGTGTTCGCCACCATGTTCAGAGGCTTCGAAGTGTTCATGAGGGGGAGGCCGCCTGAGGACGCCATCGCGATATCCTCTAGGGTCTGCGGCGTTTGCGGCGCCAGCCACGCCAACGCGGCCACTATGGCGACCGACATGGCGCTGGGCGCCGTGCCCACTCCCTTAGGAGTGGTCCTCAGGAACATGGCTTTCGTGATGACCGACTTGCTATATGATCACGCTATAATACTTAACTTGCTCGGAGGGCCGGACTACAGCGAGGTCGCGGTCAGCAAGCTCACCCCCAGCTGCTGGGAGGCCGCCAAGACCACGCCGGCCGAGTACTCCGCGGTCCACGGCTACAGGACGATAGCCGACATAATGAAGGATATGAACCCGATAACCGGGAGGATATGGCAGCTCACCGTGAAGTATCAGAGGATAGCGAGAGAGGCCGGCGTGCTCATTTACGGAAGGCACTCCCACCCCGCCACTTTGATACCCGGCGGCATAAGCACCGACTTGAGCACCGCTCAGTACCTCTTCGAGGGCTACGCCTTCCGCCTGACCCAACTGACCGCTTGGACCAAGTTCGTGGTAGCTGTGTGGATGGATTTGGCAGACTTCTATAACAAGAACTGCAACTACGAGGACGAGGGTTACACGTACTCGAAGCCTATACTCTACTCCTCCGGCGTCTTCGACGACCCCGAGGCTTACAGCCAGCTCGGCGACGATTACAAGACCATATATGAGAAGATAGACGAAGTGGCCAAGAAGAGGGCAGCGCCGCCAGGGCTCTACATAGGAGGGGAGTTGGTAACCGAGAACATCACGGAGCACCAGAGGAACGTAGTAGAGCTCGTGGACAGCTCCTTCTACGAGGAATGGAAAGACAAGACCACCCTCTTCACTAAGACCGACCCGGCGGGCAACCCGCTGGTGGGAGGCGACGAGACCCTAGTGTGGTACCACCCGTGGAACAAGACCACCATCCCGAGGCCCACGGACAGCAGTTGGAGCGGCAAGTACAGCTGGGCGGCCACCGTAAGGCTGTACTGGAAAGGGAAGCTATACCCGTTCGAAGTCGGCCCGATAGCCAAGATGTACGTAATGGCCCACAGCAACTTGAAGGGTTGGGTCGAGGAGGAAGGGGCGCCCGTCAAGCACGGCGGCGGCAAGATAGAGGTGACCTTGCCGGCCTCCCGCAACGTGACCGACCTGCCTAAGGGCACTTGGGAAGAGGTGACCTTCACCTACTACGCACCCCCCAAGAGCACTACCATAGAGAGGGTCAGGGCGAGGGCCTTCGACATGGCGGTCGACGTAGCCGACGCGTGGGCGTTCGTACTGAGGGGGCTGTACTACATCAACAGCAAGGGAATGACCCAAGCCTCCAGGCCTTGGAAGGAGCCGGCCTTCTCGCTGGGCTTCGGCCAGCTAGAGGTGCCCAGAGGGAACGTGGAGCACTGGATAGTGGTGAAGAACGGGAGAATAGCGAACTACCAGATCCACGCGCCCACTACCCAGAACGTAGGTCCGAGGGCCCCCAAGGGAGAGCTAGCTAGGTACTGTGCCAACGAGCCTTGGGTCACCAAGAGCCCAGAGGGCTACTGCCTAAGCCCGTTCGAGGCCGCGGCGCTCCACACCGTAGTGAGTGAGGAGGTGGAGCCGGAGAAGTGGACCGGCTTGGACTACGTGAGGGCGATAAGGAGCTTCGACCCGTGCATAGCTTGTGCCGCTCACATAGAGTTCGTGAAGAACAAGAAGGTGCTAAAGAGCGTTAAGAAGCTACTCACCAACGCGTGTTCCATACAATAA
- a CDS encoding (Fe-S)-binding protein — MSESMDFSRMMQMLMSQKTSIDEAIKKAMKKVDAVMIHYIEDCLNCGTCSPACPYFVAGPQYSPVNKAEELRKIYRREMTILGRLLGPLVGADKPKTEEDMKRLMDLVYACTNCGHCYYTCTVGIHSGTMIGLLKSILTEAGYVPTLLNLFEAIEVQNMHMKIPGLKKVWEDALKEAQEKYGEIEFDKPNVDVFFLSWLTDAMMMREGFIATIGILNKLKEAGLITWTTWREPLGIRSPISVVIGRSENAAAVMRRIVEYIEKIKPKYVVMMDGGFTYPTFRFTMYPTIVKILGKKPEWKVIHITELLAMLLREGKIAFKQVNEPITWHDPCQMGRHSRVFEPPRELLKAASKGYRDLPHNREMNYCCGGGGGIGCILREVRVMMGQLVGQEIRLPPDEEEFERRIEERLKLATRRKVDDIAKSGAKLVLTACPACIETIQRGINWHGKDYGIEDVQVKHISEYLVDKLIAPAPSKPAH, encoded by the coding sequence ATGAGCGAGAGTATGGACTTCTCCCGCATGATGCAAATGTTAATGTCTCAAAAGACGAGCATAGACGAAGCGATAAAGAAGGCCATGAAAAAGGTAGACGCAGTGATGATACATTACATCGAGGACTGCTTGAACTGCGGCACGTGTTCGCCCGCTTGTCCCTACTTCGTGGCGGGGCCGCAGTACAGCCCGGTCAACAAGGCAGAGGAGCTGAGGAAGATCTACCGCAGAGAGATGACCATACTGGGGAGACTGTTAGGCCCGCTGGTGGGCGCGGACAAGCCTAAGACTGAGGAAGACATGAAGAGGCTAATGGACCTCGTATACGCTTGTACCAACTGCGGCCACTGCTACTACACTTGCACCGTAGGCATACACAGCGGAACTATGATAGGACTGCTGAAGAGCATACTCACAGAAGCCGGCTACGTCCCCACCCTGCTGAACTTGTTCGAAGCCATAGAAGTTCAGAACATGCACATGAAGATACCGGGCCTAAAGAAGGTCTGGGAAGACGCCCTCAAGGAGGCGCAAGAGAAGTACGGGGAAATAGAGTTCGACAAGCCTAACGTCGACGTATTCTTCTTGAGTTGGTTGACGGACGCTATGATGATGAGGGAAGGCTTCATAGCCACCATCGGAATATTGAACAAGCTAAAGGAAGCCGGGCTCATCACTTGGACCACGTGGAGGGAGCCGCTGGGCATAAGGTCCCCGATCTCGGTGGTCATCGGTAGGAGCGAGAACGCGGCCGCCGTAATGAGGAGGATAGTAGAATACATAGAGAAGATAAAGCCCAAGTATGTAGTAATGATGGACGGCGGCTTCACCTACCCAACCTTCAGGTTCACCATGTACCCCACTATAGTCAAGATACTGGGGAAGAAGCCGGAGTGGAAAGTCATACACATCACGGAGCTCTTGGCCATGCTGCTCAGAGAAGGGAAGATAGCATTCAAACAAGTTAACGAGCCCATAACGTGGCACGACCCCTGCCAGATGGGCAGACACTCCAGGGTGTTCGAGCCGCCCAGGGAGCTGCTCAAGGCGGCGAGCAAGGGTTACAGGGACCTGCCCCACAACAGGGAGATGAACTACTGCTGCGGAGGAGGGGGAGGCATAGGCTGTATACTTAGAGAAGTGAGGGTTATGATGGGCCAGCTAGTGGGCCAAGAGATAAGGCTGCCGCCGGACGAGGAGGAGTTCGAGAGGAGGATCGAGGAGCGCTTGAAGCTAGCAACCCGTAGGAAGGTGGACGACATAGCGAAGAGCGGCGCCAAGCTGGTGCTAACCGCTTGTCCGGCGTGCATAGAGACCATACAGAGAGGGATAAATTGGCACGGCAAGGACTACGGCATAGAAGACGTGCAAGTGAAGCACATATCCGAGTACTTGGTGGACAAGCTAATAGCCCCCGCTCCCAGCAAGCCTGCTCATTAA
- a CDS encoding archaemetzincin family Zn-dependent metalloprotease has translation MKVLLRRVGDVSTEALVRAKEAIIRETGLPVLIDYHKLQPNLEAYNWKRRQYLASELLKTLGRVDGFLTLYLIDADGYEEGLNFVFGVALPALGVGGVFLARLRNEFYGWLPDEEKFLKRVEKEVLHELGHLLGLPHCPNPRCVMSFSNSILEVDEKEAAFCEVCKKRLMSRLAGSGGY, from the coding sequence TTGAAGGTACTGCTCCGGAGGGTGGGCGACGTCTCCACGGAAGCGCTCGTGAGGGCGAAAGAGGCAATAATTAGGGAGACCGGCTTGCCCGTCCTAATAGACTACCACAAGCTTCAACCCAACCTCGAGGCTTACAATTGGAAGAGGAGGCAGTACTTGGCCTCGGAGCTGTTAAAGACCTTGGGGAGGGTTGACGGGTTCTTAACCTTATACCTCATAGACGCGGACGGCTACGAGGAGGGCCTCAACTTCGTCTTTGGGGTAGCGCTCCCGGCCCTCGGGGTGGGAGGGGTCTTCCTAGCGAGGTTGAGGAACGAGTTCTACGGCTGGCTCCCGGACGAGGAGAAGTTCTTGAAAAGAGTAGAAAAGGAAGTCCTACACGAGCTGGGCCACCTGCTGGGCCTCCCCCACTGCCCCAACCCTAGGTGCGTTATGAGCTTCTCTAACTCAATACTAGAGGTGGACGAGAAGGAGGCGGCGTTTTGTGAGGTGTGCAAAAAGAGGTTAATGAGCAGGCTTGCTGGGAGCGGGGGCTATTAG
- a CDS encoding arginase family protein: MAQPPLVFGGRLEEGSPYAVLGVPLEHGPTFREGTRWAPLEVRKASNYIEFRCELSGSDADLLGFYDLGDVPVVNDVKESLKLVEAEVSSTKKVPLIIGGEHTLTYAALKALRPDCLVVFDAHLDARDEYAGDPWSHASWLRRALEELELSRVAVAGARAYVEEEARFLGKRGVLFGKDLRGFLKRYLRGCKSIYVSLDMDYFDPSVVPGVSNPEPGGATFSDFLEHVKELQHLPLAGADVVELSPPYDPSGVSAVYAARALIELATSLRPLSRSPLSPSR; the protein is encoded by the coding sequence ATGGCTCAACCCCCCTTGGTCTTCGGCGGGCGGCTAGAGGAGGGCTCGCCCTACGCGGTGTTAGGGGTACCTCTGGAGCACGGGCCCACGTTTAGGGAAGGCACCCGGTGGGCCCCGTTAGAAGTTCGCAAGGCCTCCAACTACATCGAGTTTAGGTGTGAGCTCAGCGGCTCGGACGCGGACCTCCTCGGGTTTTACGACTTGGGCGACGTCCCCGTGGTCAACGACGTGAAGGAGTCCTTAAAGCTCGTCGAGGCTGAAGTAAGCTCGACTAAGAAAGTTCCTTTGATAATAGGGGGCGAACATACCCTCACTTACGCCGCGCTAAAGGCCTTGAGGCCCGACTGCCTAGTGGTCTTCGACGCCCACTTGGACGCGAGGGACGAGTACGCGGGAGACCCTTGGAGCCACGCGAGCTGGCTCAGGAGGGCGCTGGAGGAGCTCGAGCTCTCGAGGGTGGCGGTAGCCGGGGCCAGGGCGTACGTCGAGGAGGAGGCCCGGTTCCTAGGGAAGAGAGGAGTGTTGTTCGGGAAAGACTTGAGAGGATTTTTAAAAAGGTACTTGAGGGGGTGCAAGTCGATATACGTAAGCTTGGACATGGACTACTTCGACCCCTCGGTGGTCCCCGGAGTCTCCAACCCGGAGCCGGGGGGAGCGACGTTCTCGGACTTCTTAGAGCACGTAAAAGAGTTGCAACACTTGCCCTTAGCCGGCGCGGACGTGGTGGAGCTCTCCCCGCCCTACGACCCCTCCGGGGTCAGCGCGGTCTACGCCGCGAGGGCCCTCATAGAGTTAGCTACTTCTTTGAGACCTCTTTCTCGATCTCCTCTAAGTCCATCTCGTTGA
- a CDS encoding transcription initiation factor IIB translates to MPEQEAFRLRCPVCGSTDIVFNEETGEYVCARCGTIVLDRYVDQGPEWRAFTPEERERRGRTGAPLSPTLHDHGLSTVIDHRDRDALGKRLSPRKRQEVQRLRKWQLRARIQTGMDRNLTIAMNELDRMANLLNLPKQIKEEAAVIYRKAVEKGLVRGRSIESVVAAVIYAACRIHHQPRTLDEIAKKLEVNRKEVARCYRLITKELKLKVPIADAMDHIPRIGEALKLRGDIIEYAMKIMEKIKGHPITAGKDPAGIAAAVIYIAVMQKGERRTQKEIANVAGVTEVTVRNRYKEIMKVLNEMDLEEIEKEVSKK, encoded by the coding sequence TTGCCCGAACAGGAGGCTTTTAGGCTCCGTTGCCCCGTGTGCGGGAGCACCGACATAGTCTTCAACGAGGAGACCGGGGAGTACGTGTGCGCCCGTTGCGGTACCATAGTGCTGGACCGGTACGTGGACCAAGGCCCCGAGTGGAGGGCCTTCACCCCCGAGGAGAGGGAAAGGAGGGGTAGGACCGGCGCCCCCCTCTCTCCCACCCTCCACGACCACGGCTTGTCCACGGTTATAGATCATAGGGATCGGGACGCGTTAGGGAAGCGCCTAAGCCCTAGGAAGAGGCAAGAAGTCCAGAGGCTTAGGAAGTGGCAGCTCAGGGCGCGCATCCAGACGGGTATGGATAGGAACCTAACTATAGCTATGAACGAGCTCGACAGGATGGCAAACCTCTTGAACCTCCCGAAACAGATCAAGGAAGAGGCGGCGGTAATCTATAGGAAGGCCGTGGAGAAGGGCCTCGTTAGGGGGAGGAGCATAGAGTCCGTAGTAGCGGCTGTAATATATGCCGCTTGTAGGATCCACCACCAACCGCGCACCTTGGACGAGATAGCTAAGAAGTTGGAGGTGAATAGGAAAGAAGTGGCCAGGTGTTACAGGCTTATAACTAAAGAGCTCAAACTAAAGGTGCCCATCGCCGACGCAATGGACCACATACCCAGAATAGGCGAGGCCCTCAAGCTCAGGGGCGATATAATAGAATACGCCATGAAGATCATGGAAAAGATAAAGGGGCACCCGATAACCGCCGGAAAGGACCCCGCGGGCATAGCGGCGGCAGTGATATACATAGCTGTCATGCAGAAGGGCGAAAGGAGGACGCAGAAGGAGATAGCGAACGTTGCCGGAGTAACCGAGGTCACTGTGAGAAACAGGTACAAGGAGATAATGAAGGTCCTCAACGAGATGGACTTAGAGGAGATCGAGAAAGAGGTCTCAAAGAAGTAG
- a CDS encoding N-glycosylase/DNA lyase: protein MEDVVKALSILKKYVDQIESKDPQLKAIKKVVQRHGLASLGVVVGNALVSYRLKGTGEEYWTEFGEFFSSHEPTVENLIKFIKKSRYNVALKEQKVRRVERVKEFLERVSANPLRYKDLDALRQELARVLGAKGTEKTVVFASKMAYYAFKAAGVEAEGDVPVPVDSRVATVTCASGLVEGTVEEIMGAKRDEAVRTWARAAREAGMKTLNLDAVIWLPARGLRRALCRGVEAGRELFASNLKGLGVEEAEEVSALLIKKACC from the coding sequence TTGGAGGACGTCGTAAAAGCCCTCTCTATTTTGAAGAAGTACGTTGATCAGATAGAGAGTAAGGATCCCCAGTTGAAGGCAATAAAGAAGGTAGTACAAAGGCACGGGCTCGCGTCCTTAGGGGTCGTGGTGGGCAACGCGCTCGTCAGCTACAGGCTCAAGGGGACTGGGGAGGAGTACTGGACGGAGTTCGGGGAGTTCTTCAGCTCCCACGAACCAACCGTAGAGAACCTCATAAAGTTCATCAAAAAGAGTAGGTACAACGTCGCGTTGAAGGAGCAGAAGGTGAGGAGGGTAGAGAGGGTCAAGGAGTTCTTGGAGAGGGTTTCTGCAAACCCCTTGAGGTACAAGGACTTGGACGCGTTAAGGCAAGAGCTCGCGAGGGTCCTAGGAGCTAAGGGTACGGAGAAGACCGTGGTGTTCGCCTCTAAAATGGCCTACTACGCGTTCAAGGCCGCCGGCGTCGAGGCCGAGGGGGACGTGCCCGTACCCGTGGACAGTAGGGTGGCGACGGTGACTTGCGCCTCCGGACTCGTAGAGGGCACGGTCGAAGAGATAATGGGAGCAAAGCGGGACGAGGCGGTGAGGACGTGGGCCCGCGCAGCGAGGGAGGCCGGAATGAAGACCTTGAACCTGGACGCCGTGATATGGCTCCCCGCCCGAGGGCTGAGGAGGGCCTTGTGCAGAGGCGTGGAGGCCGGTAGGGAGCTGTTCGCCTCCAACTTGAAGGGGCTAGGGGTGGAGGAGGCGGAAGAAGTGAGCGCTCTCCTCATAAAGAAGGCGTGCTGTTAA
- a CDS encoding 2,3-bisphosphoglycerate-independent phosphoglycerate mutase: protein MKQLKMVLIVGDGMGDRLVPSLGNKTPLEVASTPNLDEAARRGQAGLMDVIAPGVPPGSDTAHLALFGLDPFEWYEGRGPFEALGVGAEVGPGDVALRGNFATVEERGGRLVVVDRRAGRYLPEAEELVKALNEELSEVEGVKVRFYHATEHRVAVVLKGEGLSDEVSDTDPHEVGKPVQEARPLRDTPEAKKTARVINEITFRSYQILKDHPANKRRVEKGLPPANIVLLRGAGMMRKKLPTLQERYGIKAAAVGATALVLGVARAVGMDVIVPPGATGGVNTDYKSKARTAVELLKDYDMVFVHIKGTDAASHDGDVENKIKMIEALDYVLGYLLDYYDGEAVFAVTPDHATPVTVKEHTGDPVPVLLYAPTLIPDEAVEYNERAVRKGILRIRGRDLINLMLNYSNRAKKFGA, encoded by the coding sequence TTGAAGCAGTTGAAGATGGTGTTAATCGTAGGGGACGGCATGGGCGACCGTTTGGTGCCGTCCTTGGGTAACAAGACCCCGCTGGAGGTCGCCAGCACCCCCAACCTGGACGAAGCGGCGAGGAGGGGCCAAGCGGGCCTGATGGACGTGATAGCCCCCGGCGTCCCTCCCGGGAGCGACACCGCCCACTTGGCGCTCTTCGGGCTGGACCCCTTCGAGTGGTACGAGGGGAGGGGGCCCTTCGAGGCCTTGGGCGTGGGAGCAGAGGTCGGCCCGGGGGACGTGGCCCTCAGAGGAAACTTCGCCACGGTTGAGGAGAGGGGAGGCCGTCTCGTCGTAGTGGACCGGAGGGCCGGAAGGTACTTGCCGGAGGCGGAGGAACTCGTGAAAGCTTTGAACGAGGAGCTCAGCGAAGTAGAGGGCGTTAAGGTAAGGTTCTACCACGCCACGGAGCACCGAGTGGCCGTGGTCTTGAAAGGGGAGGGCCTCAGCGACGAGGTCAGCGACACGGACCCTCACGAGGTGGGCAAGCCCGTCCAGGAGGCGAGGCCCTTGAGGGACACCCCCGAGGCCAAGAAGACTGCAAGAGTGATTAATGAAATTACCTTTAGGAGCTACCAAATACTCAAGGACCACCCGGCCAACAAGAGGAGGGTCGAAAAGGGCCTTCCTCCGGCTAACATAGTGTTGCTCAGAGGGGCCGGAATGATGAGAAAGAAATTGCCCACCTTGCAAGAGAGGTACGGCATCAAAGCTGCAGCTGTAGGAGCGACCGCCCTCGTCCTAGGAGTAGCCCGGGCGGTGGGCATGGACGTGATAGTGCCTCCGGGAGCCACCGGCGGCGTTAACACGGACTACAAGAGCAAGGCTAGGACGGCCGTCGAGCTCCTCAAGGACTACGACATGGTCTTCGTCCACATAAAGGGCACGGACGCCGCCTCCCACGACGGGGATGTGGAGAACAAAATTAAAATGATAGAGGCGTTGGACTACGTCTTGGGCTACTTGTTGGATTACTACGACGGGGAGGCGGTGTTCGCCGTCACCCCCGACCACGCGACGCCCGTGACTGTGAAGGAACACACCGGAGACCCGGTGCCCGTACTGCTATACGCCCCCACTCTCATACCCGACGAGGCCGTTGAATATAACGAGCGTGCCGTTAGGAAGGGGATCTTGAGGATCCGCGGCCGCGACTTAATAAATTTGATGTTGAACTACTCCAACAGAGCCAAGAAGTTCGGTGCGTGA
- a CDS encoding Mut7-C RNAse domain-containing protein: protein MCDAMLGRLARYLRIMGYSTKYSVEEDEKILEGLGDCILLTRDKGLCSKAGPNCVYISSGDLKEQLAQLRLEIGLPLRLPERPLRCSVCNGPLEYVGKVGDRELWRCKVCGQPYWMGSHIKRIKRTLEEVNKTLGFT from the coding sequence GTGTGCGACGCGATGTTGGGCAGGCTCGCTAGGTACCTCAGGATTATGGGCTATTCCACAAAATATAGCGTAGAGGAAGACGAGAAGATACTCGAAGGGCTCGGGGACTGTATACTGCTCACCAGAGATAAGGGCCTCTGCTCCAAGGCCGGGCCCAACTGCGTTTACATCTCGTCGGGAGACCTAAAGGAGCAGCTCGCCCAGCTGAGGCTCGAGATAGGGTTGCCCCTAAGGCTCCCGGAGAGGCCGTTGAGGTGTTCCGTCTGCAACGGCCCCTTGGAGTACGTGGGCAAAGTCGGGGACAGAGAGCTCTGGAGGTGCAAGGTTTGCGGTCAGCCCTACTGGATGGGGAGTCACATAAAAAGGATTAAGAGGACGCTGGAAGAGGTAAACAAAACCTTGGGGTTTACTTAG
- a CDS encoding 4Fe-4S binding protein: MKAVGKVKKWLRGRPPRGKWTLLRRSLQLFILIMFSIQLFTGGVLFNGSLASSRPIDIVLNQTIALPGMEVNEIYIPMLDPIAFLEMLAATHYATIESLTAVLVVVALYSVLGRFFCGWVCPMDLLFSIFEKKLNLPNQPRHSTFHTPTKAEKAVPIIALIAYVLLSWALGYPFYTTISPTSNASKLGSAVLGVIANVPGAAAGTALAYGAFVVFALIVNVVAEKVFGIKRAWCRFVCPIGALYGFVMNKYDPFKIKINDVSRCTKCRLCSMVCPMGIDVMGDYVLKNKDVTDYRCFRCGRCVEVCPTNVISLGFRLKRTK, translated from the coding sequence TTGAAGGCCGTCGGTAAGGTGAAGAAGTGGCTGAGGGGCAGGCCGCCTAGAGGGAAGTGGACCCTTCTAAGACGCTCCCTCCAGTTGTTCATCCTAATAATGTTCTCTATACAGCTGTTCACCGGAGGAGTGCTCTTCAACGGGAGCTTGGCCTCGAGCAGGCCAATAGATATAGTACTCAACCAGACCATTGCCTTGCCGGGAATGGAGGTAAACGAAATATACATCCCAATGTTGGATCCAATAGCGTTCTTAGAAATGCTCGCGGCCACCCACTACGCCACGATAGAGAGCTTAACCGCCGTGCTGGTGGTCGTCGCGCTGTACTCCGTTCTGGGCAGGTTCTTCTGTGGCTGGGTGTGCCCGATGGACCTCCTCTTCAGCATCTTCGAGAAGAAGCTGAACTTGCCTAACCAGCCGAGGCACTCCACCTTCCACACTCCTACCAAAGCAGAGAAGGCGGTACCGATAATCGCCTTAATAGCATACGTCCTGCTCTCTTGGGCTTTGGGCTACCCCTTCTACACTACGATATCTCCCACTTCGAACGCGTCCAAGCTAGGCAGCGCGGTGCTCGGCGTCATAGCTAACGTGCCGGGGGCCGCGGCAGGAACCGCCTTGGCGTACGGAGCCTTCGTAGTCTTCGCCTTGATAGTCAACGTAGTGGCCGAGAAGGTCTTCGGTATAAAGAGGGCTTGGTGCAGGTTCGTGTGCCCCATCGGCGCCCTCTACGGCTTCGTCATGAATAAGTATGACCCGTTTAAAATAAAGATAAACGACGTGAGTAGGTGCACCAAGTGTAGGCTCTGTAGCATGGTCTGCCCTATGGGTATAGACGTTATGGGCGACTACGTTTTAAAGAACAAGGACGTGACCGATTACCGCTGCTTTAGGTGCGGGCGCTGCGTCGAGGTCTGCCCTACCAACGTGATCTCGTTGGGCTTTAGATTAAAGAGGACTAAGTAA